The DNA window CGAAAAACAGATTGCTTCCGTCCTAACAGTTGCTTTCCTACAGCAGTCGCTACTTCTTCAAGCCACTCATTAGTAAAAATCCTCAGACAAAAACAGATGACGAGTTTTTGTTTTTCTCGCCACCTGTTTAAGTTTTAAAAGTAAGCGATTAGCCACTTTTTGTAATTACATTACTTTCTTAAATTCTTCTGTCAGCATGGGAATAACTTCAAACAAATCTCCGACAATGCCGTAATCTGCTACTTTGAAGATATTTGCTTCTGGGTCTTTGTTGATTGCTACGATGACTTTCGAGTTAGACATCCCCGCCATATGTTGGATAGCTCCAGAAATACCAGCTGCGATATATAGGTCAGGTGTTACCACTTTTCCTGTTTGTCCAATTTGAAGTGAGTAATCGCAATAATCTGCGTCACAAGCTCCGCGAGATGCACCGACTGCCCCACCAAGAAGATTAGCTAATTCTTGTAAAGGTTCAAATCCTTCTGTGCTCTTGACGCCACGGCCTCCAGCTACGATAACTTTCGCTTCCGAAAGATCGACACCTTCAGTTGATTTGCGTACAACATTTTTAATAATCGTGCGCAGGTTTGTAATATCCACAGCCAACGAATTAACTTCACCTGAACGTTCTTGTCTTTCAAGTGGCGCAATATTGTTCGAACGCACTGTAATAAAGTCAATGCCGTCTTTTAGTTTCACTTTTTCAAACGCTTTACCAGAGAAAATCGGGCGGATAAATACAGCTTCGTCGCCTTCTCCTTCAATGTCCGTAACATCTGAAATTAAGCCAGCTTGTAATTTAGAAGCGATTTTGGGTGCCAAGTCTTTGCCAACTGATGTATGACCAAAAACGAGACCTTCTGGTTTTTCTTGTTCGACAACTGCCATGAAAGCTTGACCATAGCCGTCAGATGTATATGATTTCAAATGCGGATGTTCAACTGTTACGACACGGTCTGCGCCATATGCCACA is part of the Planococcus kocurii genome and encodes:
- a CDS encoding electron transfer flavoprotein subunit alpha/FixB family protein, with amino-acid sequence MAKKVLVLGETREGALRNVSFEAIAAAKKISGGGEVVGVLIGDAVADFGAELVAYGADRVVTVEHPHLKSYTSDGYGQAFMAVVEQEKPEGLVFGHTSVGKDLAPKIASKLQAGLISDVTDIEGEGDEAVFIRPIFSGKAFEKVKLKDGIDFITVRSNNIAPLERQERSGEVNSLAVDITNLRTIIKNVVRKSTEGVDLSEAKVIVAGGRGVKSTEGFEPLQELANLLGGAVGASRGACDADYCDYSLQIGQTGKVVTPDLYIAAGISGAIQHMAGMSNSKVIVAINKDPEANIFKVADYGIVGDLFEVIPMLTEEFKKVM